The following are from one region of the Flavobacteriaceae bacterium UJ101 genome:
- the ppx-gppA gene encoding exopolyphosphatase (Belongs to the GppA/Ppx family.; KEGG: crd:CRES_1615 exopolyphosphatase / guanosine-5'-triphosphate,3'-diphosphate pyrophosphatase) has product MEYRKFAAIDIGSNAVRLLIANILEHKNGTIEIKKNSLVRVPIRLGEDVFTKGDISIRKAGNLIDAMQAFTLLMRVHKVENYKAFATSAVRTAGNGKELVDRVLEKTDIDIEVIDGEKEAEIIFLTNIKNYIEEDKTYLYIDVGGGSTEFTIFSKGKVIARRSFPVGTVRFINGMVKEEYFNGEVKSWVKENTKDLGEVIAIGSGGNINKIYKMAEVKEGIPLTYDYLKSQYDFLKGLTYDQRMDDLGLNPDRADVIVPATRIYLSAMKWSGAEEIYVPKIGLADGTIRYICKEKGII; this is encoded by the coding sequence ATGGAATATAGAAAATTTGCTGCAATTGATATTGGATCAAACGCTGTTCGTTTATTAATTGCAAACATTTTGGAACATAAAAACGGGACGATTGAAATCAAAAAAAATTCATTAGTTCGTGTTCCAATTCGATTAGGGGAAGACGTTTTTACAAAAGGGGATATTAGTATTCGAAAAGCAGGAAATCTAATTGATGCTATGCAAGCATTTACTTTACTAATGCGAGTTCATAAAGTTGAAAATTATAAAGCTTTTGCTACTTCAGCTGTAAGAACTGCTGGGAATGGTAAGGAGCTGGTAGATCGTGTGTTAGAAAAAACGGATATTGATATTGAAGTAATAGATGGAGAGAAGGAAGCCGAAATTATCTTTTTAACCAATATAAAAAACTACATTGAAGAAGATAAAACCTATTTGTATATTGATGTAGGAGGAGGTTCAACAGAATTTACTATTTTTTCAAAAGGAAAAGTAATAGCAAGACGCTCTTTTCCAGTTGGAACAGTTCGTTTTATCAATGGAATGGTAAAAGAGGAATATTTCAATGGAGAAGTTAAATCTTGGGTAAAAGAAAATACAAAAGATTTAGGGGAAGTTATAGCAATTGGTTCGGGAGGAAATATCAATAAAATTTATAAAATGGCAGAGGTTAAAGAAGGAATTCCTTTAACCTATGATTATTTAAAAAGTCAATACGACTTCTTAAAGGGGCTAACCTATGATCAGCGAATGGACGATTTAGGTTTAAACCCAGATCGTGCTGATGTGATTGTGCCTGCAACACGTATTTATTTAAGCGCTATGAAATGGTCTGGAGCGGAAGAAATTTATGTTCCTAAAATTGGTCTGGCAGACGGTACAATACGTTACATATGTAAAGAAAAAGGTATTATTTAG
- the ppk gene encoding polyphosphate kinase (Catalyzes the reversible transfer of the terminal phosphate of ATP to form a long-chain polyphosphate (polyP); Belongs to the polyphosphate kinase family.; KEGG: fbl:Fbal_2793 polyphosphate kinase) encodes MKYINREISWLKFNERVLQEAQNEEVPLIERLRFLGIYSNNLDEFYKVRYATVRRAVLFGKRNSYRNIIEDQTADELLKEINQEVAKQTLKFDETYTNILNGLEKNNILIVNGESILKEHRSFLDEFYHTKLAYSFDVLILNDIIDFPSLKDEWFYLAVKIHRKDKRPKYALIEVPTYKFDRFIKLPDVKDKKYFIYLEDIIRIYLTDIFSTYENVEKIEAHSIKITRDAKLSIDNDLRKSFLEKMERSVKRRRKGTPVRMVYDQAIAPDTLEYFRKQMNLDNYDNFSPGSRYHNRRDLMKFPMVDKELVYGNVIPEKRMLKLVEKQNYFEAITQKDHMIFTPYDDYSTLIRFLRYAAMDPKVRSIKFTVYRVADESEIMNALINAARNGKMVEVLVELQARFDEAHNMKWVHKLQDAGAIVYYGVHGLKVHSKIGYIERDSNKSAKRFAIVSTGNFHEGTANVYTDYTLLTANKSITKEVGKVFDFFNKNYNFYDFKHLMVSPKQTRKGLTKLIDEEINNAKNGLKSAIQIKVNSLCDKQIINKLYEASQAGVKIRLIVRGICSIIAGKKNLSENIEIISVVDKFLEHSRVYWFHANGNEKLYISSADLMPRNIEHRVEVTCPIYDEDIKNEVINTFNLFFKDNTKARILDENQSNTFVKNNHDKVRAQFELVKMLNK; translated from the coding sequence ATGAAATACATAAATAGAGAAATAAGTTGGCTTAAGTTTAATGAGAGAGTACTTCAAGAAGCACAAAATGAAGAAGTACCTTTAATTGAACGCCTACGTTTTTTGGGGATATATTCGAATAATTTAGATGAATTTTATAAAGTTCGATATGCTACAGTACGTCGTGCTGTTTTATTTGGTAAAAGAAATTCATATCGAAATATTATAGAAGATCAGACAGCAGATGAATTATTAAAAGAAATCAATCAAGAAGTTGCCAAACAAACTTTAAAATTTGATGAAACTTATACCAATATCTTAAATGGATTAGAAAAAAATAATATTCTAATTGTAAACGGAGAATCTATTTTAAAAGAACATCGTTCGTTTTTAGATGAATTTTACCATACCAAATTAGCTTATTCATTTGATGTACTTATTCTAAATGATATAATTGATTTCCCATCTTTGAAAGATGAATGGTTTTATTTAGCTGTAAAAATCCACAGAAAAGATAAACGTCCAAAATATGCTTTAATCGAGGTTCCAACATATAAATTTGATCGATTTATAAAACTTCCCGATGTAAAAGACAAAAAATATTTTATTTATTTAGAAGATATTATTCGAATTTATTTAACTGATATTTTTTCAACTTATGAAAATGTTGAAAAAATTGAAGCACATTCCATTAAAATTACGAGAGATGCTAAATTATCAATTGATAATGATTTACGTAAGAGTTTCTTGGAAAAAATGGAACGTTCTGTAAAAAGGAGAAGAAAAGGTACTCCAGTTCGGATGGTTTATGATCAGGCTATAGCACCTGATACTTTAGAATACTTCCGTAAGCAAATGAATTTAGATAATTATGATAATTTTTCTCCAGGGAGTCGTTATCATAATCGTCGTGATTTGATGAAGTTTCCTATGGTTGATAAAGAATTGGTATATGGAAATGTTATTCCTGAAAAAAGAATGCTGAAATTAGTTGAAAAACAAAACTATTTTGAAGCAATTACACAAAAGGATCATATGATTTTTACTCCGTATGATGATTATTCCACACTAATTCGTTTTTTACGTTATGCTGCAATGGACCCTAAAGTGCGTTCCATTAAATTTACAGTATATCGTGTAGCAGATGAATCAGAAATTATGAATGCTTTAATTAATGCTGCCCGTAATGGAAAAATGGTTGAGGTTTTAGTAGAACTTCAGGCACGCTTTGACGAGGCTCATAATATGAAGTGGGTCCACAAACTACAAGATGCAGGTGCAATTGTTTATTACGGTGTTCATGGATTGAAAGTACATTCAAAAATTGGATATATTGAGCGTGATTCAAATAAAAGTGCAAAACGATTTGCTATTGTCTCAACAGGAAATTTTCATGAAGGGACAGCCAATGTTTATACCGATTATACCTTATTGACAGCTAATAAAAGTATCACAAAAGAAGTAGGTAAGGTGTTTGATTTCTTTAATAAAAACTATAATTTTTATGATTTTAAACATCTAATGGTTTCTCCTAAACAAACTCGAAAAGGATTGACGAAATTAATTGATGAAGAAATTAATAATGCTAAAAATGGCTTAAAATCAGCTATTCAAATAAAAGTGAATAGTTTATGCGATAAGCAAATTATTAATAAATTGTATGAAGCTTCTCAAGCAGGAGTTAAAATTCGTTTGATAGTTAGAGGAATTTGCTCTATTATTGCAGGGAAGAAAAACCTTAGTGAAAATATTGAAATTATTAGTGTTGTAGATAAATTTTTAGAACATTCTCGAGTTTATTGGTTTCATGCAAATGGTAATGAGAAATTGTATATCTCTTCGGCCGATTTGATGCCCCGAAATATTGAACATAGAGTAGAAGTTACCTGTCCAATCTATGATGAAGATATAAAAAATGAAGTGATAAATACATTTAACTTATTCTTTAAGGATAATACAAAAGCACGCATTTTGGATGAAAATCAAAGCAATACATTTGTGAAAAATAATCATGATAAGGTTAGAGCTCAATTTGAGTTGGTGAAGATGTTAAATAAATAA
- the rnz gene encoding ribonuclease Z (Zinc phosphodiesterase, which displays some tRNA 3'- processing endonuclease activity. Probably involved in tRNA maturation, by removing a 3'-trailer from precursor tRNA; Belongs to the RNase Z family.; KEGG: pit:PIN17_A1667 ribonuclease Z), which produces MSFKLTILGCNAATPTSNSYPTAQYLQFAERYFLIDCGEGTQVQLRKYKAKFNKIHHVFISHLHGDHFFGLIGLISTFQLLGRVADLHIYGPKGIKEIIEVQLRLTQSYKTYTIYYHELESKESELIFKDDLVEVHTIPLKHRVYCNGYLFKEKLKKRKVNMEAVSQYSEIEICDYQNLKNGKDYVLESGAVIQNEKLTLDPPKPLSYAFCSDTSFNPTIIPLIENVDLLYHEATFLEDKKSLAQKTGHSTALEAAQIAQKSNVKKLILGHYSNRYSDLNDFKEEAQKVFENVVLGHEGKEIVVK; this is translated from the coding sequence ATGAGTTTTAAATTAACAATTTTAGGCTGTAATGCAGCAACACCCACTTCTAATTCTTATCCAACTGCGCAGTATTTACAATTTGCAGAACGTTATTTTTTAATAGATTGTGGTGAGGGAACTCAAGTTCAGTTAAGAAAATATAAAGCCAAATTTAATAAAATTCATCATGTATTTATTTCACACTTACATGGAGATCATTTTTTTGGATTAATTGGTCTTATTTCTACATTTCAATTATTAGGAAGAGTAGCTGATTTGCATATTTATGGCCCTAAAGGGATTAAAGAAATTATAGAGGTTCAATTGCGGTTGACCCAATCTTATAAAACGTACACTATTTATTATCATGAATTAGAATCAAAAGAATCAGAATTAATATTTAAAGACGATCTTGTTGAAGTACATACAATTCCTTTAAAGCATAGAGTCTATTGTAATGGATATCTTTTTAAAGAAAAGCTTAAAAAACGTAAAGTTAACATGGAAGCTGTTTCTCAGTATTCTGAAATTGAAATTTGTGATTATCAAAATTTAAAAAATGGTAAAGATTATGTTTTGGAGAGTGGTGCAGTTATTCAAAATGAAAAGCTAACATTAGATCCTCCAAAACCTTTGTCTTATGCATTTTGTTCCGATACCAGTTTTAATCCTACAATAATTCCCTTAATAGAAAATGTAGATTTGTTATATCATGAAGCTACATTTTTAGAAGACAAAAAAAGTTTAGCACAAAAAACGGGGCATTCTACGGCATTAGAAGCAGCCCAAATTGCACAAAAATCGAATGTTAAAAAACTGATTTTAGGACATTATTCCAATCGATATTCAGATTTAAATGATTTTAAAGAGGAAGCTCAAAAAGTTTTTGAAAATGTGGTGTTAGGGCATGAGGGGAAAGAAATTGTAGTAAAATAG
- the glgC gene encoding glucose-1-phosphate adenylyltransferase (Catalyzes the synthesis of ADP-glucose, a sugar donor used in elongation reactions on alpha-glucans; Belongs to the bacterial/plant glucose-1-phosphate adenylyltransferase family.; KEGG: ipa:Isop_2357 glucose-1-phosphate adenylyltransferase) — protein MTKLGSDVLSVILGGGRGTRLHPLSYQRAKPAVPVAGKYRLVDIPISNCLNSKMNKIYVLTQFNSASLNRHIKNAYAFDIFSKGFVHILAAEQTPQFNSWNQGTADAVRRNIMHFDKVDFDYMLILSGDQLYHMDYQVMLEHHKKNNAAVSIATIPVNANDATGFGIMKKDENDTITSFIEKPSLEELENWKSDTGVEMQDKGRDYLASMGIYIFNREVIFDILNNTDAKDFGKEVIPNALGQYKVVSFQHNGYWTDIGTIKSFFEANLDLADDVPQFNLYDNRDMIYTNPRLLPTSKIMGTEMKNTVISDGCIIHAKELSRAVIGIRTRIGKETVIKNTYILGADHYETIQEMEGSGIPPIGIGENCKIENAIIDKNCRIGNNVEIVGGEHLEDRDEERYTIIDGIIVVKKNMILEDGLKIG, from the coding sequence ATGACTAAATTAGGATCTGACGTTTTATCTGTTATTTTAGGAGGAGGGAGAGGAACTCGTTTACACCCGTTGAGTTATCAAAGAGCAAAACCAGCTGTTCCTGTCGCTGGAAAATATCGCTTAGTAGACATCCCTATTTCAAATTGTTTAAATTCAAAGATGAATAAAATTTATGTGTTAACACAATTTAATTCAGCCTCTTTGAATCGTCATATAAAAAATGCTTACGCCTTTGATATTTTTAGTAAAGGTTTTGTACACATTTTAGCTGCCGAGCAAACACCTCAGTTCAATTCTTGGAACCAAGGTACAGCAGATGCTGTTAGACGTAATATTATGCATTTTGACAAGGTAGATTTTGATTATATGTTAATCCTTTCTGGTGATCAATTATATCATATGGATTATCAAGTCATGTTAGAACACCATAAAAAAAATAATGCAGCGGTTTCAATTGCGACTATTCCTGTCAACGCCAATGATGCTACTGGATTTGGGATAATGAAAAAAGATGAAAATGATACCATTACTTCCTTTATTGAAAAACCTTCTTTAGAAGAATTAGAAAACTGGAAATCTGATACCGGAGTTGAAATGCAAGATAAAGGACGGGATTATTTAGCATCGATGGGTATTTATATTTTCAATCGAGAAGTTATTTTTGATATTTTGAATAATACGGATGCTAAAGATTTTGGTAAAGAAGTCATCCCTAATGCTTTAGGTCAATATAAAGTTGTAAGTTTCCAACATAATGGTTATTGGACGGATATAGGAACCATTAAATCCTTTTTTGAAGCCAATTTAGATTTAGCAGATGATGTTCCTCAATTTAATTTGTATGACAATCGTGATATGATTTATACCAATCCACGATTATTACCTACTTCTAAAATTATGGGTACAGAAATGAAAAACACCGTTATTTCGGATGGCTGTATTATACATGCAAAGGAGTTGAGTAGAGCTGTAATTGGAATTCGAACGCGAATAGGTAAAGAAACGGTGATTAAAAATACTTATATTTTAGGAGCAGATCATTATGAAACCATACAAGAAATGGAAGGATCTGGAATCCCACCAATTGGTATTGGTGAAAATTGTAAAATTGAAAATGCTATTATTGATAAAAATTGTCGAATTGGGAATAACGTTGAAATTGTTGGAGGAGAACATTTAGAAGATCGTGATGAAGAACGTTATACTATAATTGATGGTATCATTGTAGTCAAAAAAAATATGATTCTAGAAGACGGATTAAAAATAGGTTAG
- the glgA gene encoding starch synthase (Synthesizes alpha-1,4-glucan chains using ADP-glucose; Belongs to the glycosyltransferase 1 family. Bacterial/plant glycogen synthase subfamily.; KEGG: cpi:Cpin_4723 starch synthase) yields MEVIHVSAECFPVAKVGGLADVVGALPKYLNAKKGIHKVVMPFYQKPFIEENEWMVDYENKVQCGADEYQVKILKEKKNQLGFDLYVVWIDYLFNRENVYGYQDDPYRFLAFQIAVLDWINQWEHTPDIIHCHDHQAGLIPFMMKYTFKYQKLTHIPSVFTIHNAQYQGWMSWDMLQYFPWFHQEYDQKYLEWNHEINSLASAIKCAWKVTTVSPHYMWELSQNANGLESLIQDEYEKCSGILNGIDEEVWNPEIDQDLIKNYSNKTFKKGKEENKKWLCERFNFDMEKPLIAFIGRFAIEKGADILAETILNSLNKAKQDVNYLVLGSGAKYIEDSLESIIVQSDGKMNLYVGYNESLSRKVYAGADFMLIPSKIEPCGLNQMYSTRYGTIPIVHTVGGLYDTIVDYDDDNGFGIRFIHNDIHDIAHAISRAEYVYNNPKKKDEIQKRMMKIDFSWNKSALEYLNLYENLIS; encoded by the coding sequence ATGGAAGTAATTCATGTAAGTGCTGAATGTTTTCCCGTTGCAAAAGTCGGTGGTTTGGCTGATGTAGTGGGGGCTTTGCCTAAATATTTAAATGCTAAAAAAGGAATTCATAAGGTAGTCATGCCTTTTTATCAGAAACCATTTATTGAAGAAAATGAATGGATGGTTGATTATGAAAATAAAGTGCAATGTGGAGCAGATGAATACCAAGTTAAAATTTTAAAAGAAAAGAAAAATCAATTAGGGTTTGATTTATATGTTGTTTGGATTGATTATCTTTTTAATCGCGAAAATGTTTATGGATATCAAGATGATCCTTATCGGTTTTTAGCTTTTCAAATAGCTGTTTTAGATTGGATCAATCAGTGGGAGCACACCCCTGATATTATACATTGTCATGATCATCAAGCTGGGTTAATTCCCTTTATGATGAAATATACCTTTAAATACCAAAAGTTAACGCATATACCTAGTGTTTTTACCATACATAATGCACAGTATCAAGGTTGGATGAGTTGGGATATGCTTCAATATTTTCCATGGTTTCATCAAGAATATGATCAAAAATATTTAGAATGGAATCATGAAATTAATTCTTTAGCATCCGCCATTAAATGTGCATGGAAAGTAACCACTGTTTCTCCTCATTATATGTGGGAATTAAGTCAAAATGCCAATGGTTTGGAATCACTAATTCAAGATGAATATGAAAAGTGTAGCGGTATTTTAAATGGAATAGATGAAGAAGTATGGAATCCTGAAATCGATCAAGATTTAATTAAAAATTATTCTAATAAAACCTTTAAAAAAGGGAAAGAAGAAAATAAAAAATGGCTTTGCGAACGCTTCAATTTTGATATGGAAAAACCTTTAATTGCTTTTATTGGTCGTTTTGCAATTGAAAAAGGAGCAGACATTTTAGCTGAAACTATTTTAAATTCTTTAAATAAAGCTAAACAAGATGTTAATTATTTAGTTTTAGGTAGTGGAGCAAAATATATTGAAGATTCATTAGAAAGTATTATTGTACAATCTGATGGCAAAATGAACTTATATGTAGGCTATAATGAATCGTTGTCTCGAAAAGTATATGCAGGAGCCGATTTTATGCTTATTCCTTCAAAAATAGAACCTTGTGGATTAAATCAAATGTATTCAACACGTTATGGAACAATTCCGATTGTTCATACGGTTGGAGGATTATATGATACGATTGTAGATTATGATGATGATAACGGATTTGGTATACGATTCATTCACAATGACATTCATGATATTGCTCACGCTATTAGTCGAGCAGAATATGTTTATAATAATCCAAAAAAGAAAGATGAAATTCAGAAAAGAATGATGAAAATTGATTTTTCTTGGAATAAATCAGCATTAGAATATTTAAACTTATATGAAAATTTAATATCGTAA
- a CDS encoding putative fluoride ion transporter CrcB (Important for reducing fluoride concentration in the cell, thus reducing its toxicity; Belongs to the CrcB (TC 9.B.71) family.), with protein MKDLLLIFVGGGLGSILRFWAGKELNTNFPYGTLFVNVLGAFIIGIILALFEKEIISNSSRLLLAVGFCGGFTTWSSFAFEKFHMLREGHITHFIMYIGMSILFSLIAVLFSYKIIKFFI; from the coding sequence ATGAAAGATTTACTATTAATTTTTGTTGGCGGTGGCTTAGGAAGTATTTTACGATTCTGGGCTGGAAAAGAATTAAATACAAACTTCCCATATGGTACATTATTCGTAAATGTTTTAGGGGCATTTATTATCGGAATTATTTTAGCTCTTTTTGAAAAAGAAATCATTTCAAACTCTTCAAGATTATTACTTGCAGTAGGTTTTTGTGGAGGGTTTACAACATGGTCAAGTTTTGCTTTTGAAAAATTTCATATGCTTCGAGAAGGACATATTACTCATTTTATTATGTATATTGGTATGAGCATATTATTTTCTTTAATAGCGGTATTATTTTCATACAAAATCATTAAATTTTTCATATAA
- the mnmA|trmU|TRMU gene encoding tRNA-specific 2-thiouridylase MnmA (Catalyzes the 2-thiolation of uridine at the wobble position (U34) of tRNA, leading to the formation of s(2)U34; Belongs to the MnmA/TRMU family.; KEGG: bfl:Bfl392 tRNA-specific 2-thiouridylase; Sulfurtransferases), with the protein MKRVVVGLSGGVDSSVAAYLLKEQGYEVIGLFMRNWNDASVTLEDECPWVEDSADAMLVAEKLGIPFQVIDLSEQYKERIVDYMFAEYEKGRTPNPDVLCNREIKFDVFLDTALKLGADYVATGHYCQKETIQKEGKEIHRLLAGVDQNKDQSYFLCQLNQFQLSKALFPIGHLEKPKVREIAKELDLVTADKKDSQGLCFIGHVSLPQFLQQKLKPKEGHIIEIPKESNLYKKETPLFNVKEEELQYFSTEISYAKEDGKIVGKHQGAHYFTNGQRKGLGVGGTVEPLFVIEVDVNENIVYTGQGHDHKGLLRKVLYVSNDEAHWIREDLKIEIDTKLEVEARIRYRQPLQKATLYRFENGYYVEFEKDQEAITEGQFTACYIGDELIFSGVIN; encoded by the coding sequence TTGAAAAGAGTCGTAGTTGGTTTATCAGGAGGTGTAGATTCGAGTGTTGCAGCATATTTGCTCAAAGAGCAGGGATATGAAGTGATTGGATTGTTTATGCGTAATTGGAATGATGCTTCTGTTACTTTAGAAGATGAGTGCCCTTGGGTAGAAGATAGTGCAGATGCTATGTTGGTTGCAGAGAAATTAGGAATTCCTTTTCAGGTAATTGATTTAAGTGAGCAATATAAAGAGCGTATTGTTGATTATATGTTTGCAGAATATGAAAAAGGACGTACACCCAATCCCGATGTTTTATGTAATCGTGAAATCAAATTTGATGTTTTCTTGGATACTGCTTTAAAATTGGGTGCAGATTATGTTGCAACAGGGCATTATTGTCAGAAAGAAACGATTCAAAAAGAAGGGAAAGAAATTCATCGTTTACTTGCAGGTGTAGATCAAAATAAAGATCAATCGTACTTTTTATGCCAATTGAATCAATTTCAATTGAGTAAAGCATTATTTCCAATAGGACATTTAGAGAAACCAAAAGTACGTGAAATAGCAAAAGAATTGGATTTAGTAACAGCTGATAAAAAAGATTCACAAGGTCTATGTTTTATTGGACATGTTAGTTTACCTCAGTTTTTACAGCAAAAACTCAAACCCAAAGAAGGTCATATTATTGAAATTCCTAAAGAGTCGAATCTTTATAAAAAAGAAACACCTTTATTTAATGTAAAGGAAGAAGAATTACAATATTTTTCTACCGAAATATCCTATGCAAAAGAAGATGGTAAAATAGTTGGAAAGCATCAAGGGGCTCATTATTTTACAAACGGACAGCGAAAAGGACTTGGTGTAGGAGGAACTGTAGAACCTTTATTTGTGATTGAAGTAGATGTTAATGAGAATATAGTGTATACTGGGCAAGGTCATGATCATAAAGGATTATTACGTAAAGTATTATATGTTTCAAACGATGAAGCACATTGGATTAGAGAAGATTTGAAAATAGAAATAGATACAAAATTAGAAGTAGAAGCTCGAATTCGTTATAGACAACCTTTACAAAAAGCAACGCTTTATCGTTTTGAAAATGGTTATTATGTGGAATTTGAGAAAGACCAAGAAGCCATTACAGAAGGGCAATTTACTGCTTGTTATATTGGTGATGAACTGATTTTTAGTGGAGTGATTAATTAA
- the NAGA gene encoding alpha-N-acetylgalactosaminidase (Belongs to the DCC thiol-disulfide oxidoreductase family.; KEGG: dfa:DFA_08734 alpha-N-acetylgalactosaminidase) — MEKTRKVILFDGVCNLCNGFVQFVIERDEEKVFQFASLQSDFGQQFLEKHSLNTQEFDSFILLEGEEYFTESTAGLKVLSQLKGFSFARFFLYLPSFLRNLAYKLIAKNRYTLFGKADTCWLPTPELKERFL, encoded by the coding sequence GTGGAAAAAACAAGAAAAGTCATATTGTTTGATGGTGTTTGTAATTTATGCAATGGTTTTGTTCAATTTGTTATTGAACGGGATGAGGAAAAAGTATTTCAATTTGCATCATTACAATCTGATTTTGGACAACAATTTCTTGAAAAACATTCATTAAATACACAAGAGTTTGATTCTTTTATTTTATTAGAGGGAGAAGAATATTTTACAGAGAGCACTGCAGGTTTAAAAGTATTAAGCCAGTTAAAAGGTTTTAGTTTTGCACGATTTTTTCTCTATTTACCTTCTTTTTTACGAAATTTAGCTTATAAATTAATTGCTAAAAATCGTTACACCCTTTTTGGAAAAGCTGATACATGTTGGTTACCAACACCAGAGTTGAAAGAACGTTTTTTATAG